A single window of Halobacillus naozhouensis DNA harbors:
- a CDS encoding ABC transporter substrate-binding protein, giving the protein MKKLLLLFSTLLVLAACSSGEESNTAHNGDKKQEVKLVLDWTPNTNHTGLYVAQAEGYFAEQGLDVEIMLPGEAGADQLVASGKADFGISAQETVTEARIQEIPIVSIGAIIQHNTSGFASPEEKDITSPEDFEGKTYGGWGAPVEKAVLSSLMKKENADVEKVNIINMGNTDFFTAVKRDVDFAWIYYGWTGVEAELRGQELNMMYLTDYSEKLDYYTPILTTSESMMADNPETVEAFMAAVSKGYQFAIDHPDKAADLLIEAVPDLDPELVHASQEWLSPKYQADAKRWGQQDLEVWKNYAEWMYNHDLLNKKLKAKEAFTNKFLPEK; this is encoded by the coding sequence ATGAAAAAGCTTTTATTACTCTTTAGTACATTACTTGTATTAGCCGCCTGCTCGAGTGGTGAAGAAAGTAACACGGCTCATAACGGAGATAAAAAGCAGGAAGTAAAGCTTGTACTCGATTGGACACCCAACACAAACCATACTGGACTTTATGTGGCTCAAGCTGAAGGGTACTTTGCAGAACAAGGCTTAGATGTTGAGATTATGCTCCCGGGGGAAGCCGGGGCAGACCAACTCGTGGCCTCTGGTAAAGCAGACTTCGGCATTAGTGCACAGGAAACGGTGACAGAAGCTCGTATTCAAGAGATCCCGATTGTCTCGATTGGAGCGATTATCCAGCACAACACTTCAGGATTCGCTTCACCTGAAGAGAAAGACATCACATCACCTGAAGACTTTGAAGGTAAAACATACGGTGGATGGGGCGCGCCTGTCGAGAAAGCTGTACTCTCTTCATTAATGAAAAAGGAAAATGCAGATGTTGAGAAAGTTAACATCATTAATATGGGGAATACTGATTTTTTCACAGCTGTTAAACGAGACGTCGACTTCGCCTGGATTTATTATGGCTGGACAGGTGTAGAGGCTGAGCTTCGGGGTCAAGAATTGAACATGATGTACTTAACCGATTACTCTGAAAAACTAGATTACTATACTCCCATCTTAACGACAAGTGAAAGTATGATGGCCGATAACCCAGAAACCGTTGAAGCCTTTATGGCCGCTGTATCAAAAGGATATCAGTTTGCCATCGATCATCCAGACAAAGCAGCAGATCTATTAATCGAAGCCGTGCCTGACCTGGATCCGGAACTCGTTCACGCCAGCCAAGAATGGTTGTCGCCTAAATATCAAGCCGATGCGAAACGCTGGGGACAGCAGGATTTAGAAGTTTGGAAGAATTATGCTGAATGGATGTACAACCATGATTTACTTAATAAGAAGTTGAAAGCTAAGGAAGCCTTCACGAATAAATTCTTACCCGAAAAATAA
- a CDS encoding CsbD family protein: MSKGKGYSDKVKGAVSKAKGEVKDQVGNAADNKRMQNEGKKDKLKGNAQNASGAHKNREQ, translated from the coding sequence ATGAGTAAAGGAAAAGGATATTCAGATAAAGTTAAAGGAGCTGTAAGCAAAGCAAAAGGTGAAGTGAAGGACCAGGTAGGAAATGCTGCAGATAACAAGAGAATGCAAAATGAAGGGAAGAAGGATAAGTTGAAAGGGAATGCTCAGAACGCATCAGGCGCTCATAAAAACAGAGAACAGTAG
- the gvpA gene encoding gas vesicle structural protein GvpA, whose translation MSVQKTADSSSLAEVIDRILDKGIVIDAYARVSLVGIEILTVEARVVIASVDTWLRYANAVGLLRDEAQEEGMVKQQGERDTQFSF comes from the coding sequence ATGAGTGTGCAAAAAACTGCAGATAGTTCTAGTCTCGCGGAAGTCATTGACAGAATTCTTGACAAAGGAATTGTAATAGATGCGTATGCACGAGTTTCCCTTGTAGGAATAGAAATTCTGACGGTTGAGGCCAGAGTGGTAATCGCAAGTGTGGATACATGGTTACGGTACGCCAATGCGGTTGGTTTACTGCGGGATGAAGCGCAAGAGGAAGGCATGGTGAAGCAACAAGGTGAGCGTGATACTCAATTCAGCTTCTAA
- the gvpT gene encoding YtxH domain-containing protein: MANQENSEQQTMQQSEEQQTDQNKNQQDHEQKSTESANSTNLALIGGVVGASMGLLASPETGKKVAGRIGQSEVFKGASRELRRTAQEIITEQAMITLRQTAAGYWGKYENKLLNHGQEKEKSEEDRTSSTETSEHDDSEQYKELKEENKRLNENLQRIEEKLNALLEAKG, from the coding sequence GTGGCAAATCAAGAAAACAGCGAACAGCAAACCATGCAACAGAGCGAAGAGCAGCAGACAGACCAGAATAAAAATCAGCAGGATCATGAGCAGAAATCTACTGAGTCTGCAAACTCTACGAATCTGGCTTTAATTGGCGGGGTAGTCGGAGCTAGCATGGGACTGTTGGCAAGTCCCGAAACAGGCAAAAAAGTAGCCGGTCGTATCGGGCAGTCTGAGGTATTCAAGGGTGCGAGCAGAGAACTCCGAAGAACTGCACAGGAAATCATTACTGAGCAGGCTATGATTACGTTAAGGCAAACAGCCGCAGGATACTGGGGTAAATACGAAAACAAATTGCTGAACCATGGCCAGGAAAAAGAGAAATCAGAAGAAGACAGAACGTCAAGTACAGAAACGAGTGAACATGATGATTCTGAGCAGTACAAGGAACTGAAAGAGGAAAATAAACGCCTAAATGAAAATCTTCAACGGATTGAAGAGAAATTAAATGCATTGCTGGAGGCCAAAGGATAA
- the gvpQ gene encoding gas vesicle protein GvpQ, with protein sequence MSAKPMKKAVGKAAKKAIKKAPSEWKQKAKDELQNKATDKVEEKVQSKVNQASEKLAEVKENNAHNVHGKAEDAKEKVQDVLLSVRDKLGNVKEAGEEFQKKISSSNKRDKVKGVENLKSVSDIKSATNIKGPSEVKKSTDLKSVNNIKKIG encoded by the coding sequence ATGAGTGCTAAACCTATGAAGAAGGCCGTAGGGAAGGCGGCAAAGAAAGCAATCAAGAAAGCTCCTTCTGAATGGAAGCAGAAGGCTAAAGATGAACTTCAAAATAAAGCCACTGATAAAGTGGAAGAAAAAGTTCAATCAAAAGTAAATCAAGCTTCTGAGAAATTGGCTGAAGTGAAAGAGAACAATGCCCATAACGTTCATGGGAAAGCAGAAGATGCAAAAGAAAAGGTTCAGGATGTATTACTGTCAGTCCGTGACAAGCTTGGAAACGTAAAAGAAGCAGGGGAAGAGTTTCAGAAGAAAATCTCCTCAAGTAATAAGAGGGACAAGGTAAAAGGTGTTGAGAACCTTAAAAGTGTCTCAGATATAAAAAGTGCAACCAATATTAAAGGACCATCTGAAGTAAAAAAGTCAACGGATTTGAAATCAGTAAACAACATTAAAAAAATAGGCTGA
- the gvpJ gene encoding gas vesicle protein GvpJ, which produces MAVQKTADSSSLAEVIDRILDKGIVIDAYARVSVVGIEILTVEARVVIASVDTWLRYAEAVGLLRDDVEEEGLPAQPNERNAQFSI; this is translated from the coding sequence GTGGCTGTACAAAAGACTGCTGATAGTTCCAGTTTAGCTGAGGTAATTGACCGTATTCTTGACAAAGGAATTGTGATTGATGCGTATGCAAGAGTTTCTGTAGTAGGAATTGAAATCCTTACGGTTGAGGCCAGAGTCGTAATTGCCAGTGTTGATACGTGGTTACGTTATGCTGAAGCTGTAGGTCTGCTGCGAGATGACGTGGAAGAAGAAGGGCTTCCTGCCCAACCGAATGAAAGAAATGCACAGTTTAGTATTTAG
- the gvpO gene encoding gas vesicle protein GvpO — protein MEIKEIMQNVNSFFAEHVAPPHKITSVEKAEEEGWRVTVEVIEEKEYMKKYAKDEMLGTYDVLVNQDKEVTSFKRVDIRYRSKIES, from the coding sequence ATGGAAATTAAAGAAATCATGCAGAATGTGAATAGTTTTTTTGCTGAACATGTAGCCCCGCCTCATAAAATTACTTCCGTTGAGAAGGCAGAGGAAGAAGGGTGGAGGGTTACGGTAGAAGTGATTGAAGAAAAGGAATATATGAAAAAGTATGCAAAGGACGAGATGCTCGGGACGTACGATGTTCTGGTCAATCAAGATAAAGAAGTCACCTCCTTTAAGCGAGTTGATATCCGATATCGGAGTAAGATCGAAAGCTAA
- the gvpN gene encoding gas vesicle protein GvpN produces MTVLKEKINHDSKALIQDTRTKSLLSRSLRYLKAGYPVHFTGPAGAGKTSLALALAKKRKRPVMLMHGNHELNNKDLIGDFTGYTSQKVVDQYVRSVYKKDENVTETWRDGRLLEAAKHGYTLVYDEFTRSRPTTNNIFLSILEEGVIPLYGSKLTEPFVRVHPEFSVIFTSNPVEYAGVYKTQDALLDRLITISVDYQDLDREAEIVSEKIGVEDSEAKAITTLVTKLRQQCTKADSKGPSLRSSLMIARLSSKEDIPIDGENEDFQELCLDLLSHTVSRCLETEHPLQEAEKLILNECSNV; encoded by the coding sequence ATGACAGTCCTAAAGGAGAAAATTAATCATGACTCAAAAGCGCTGATACAGGATACCAGGACAAAGAGTCTGCTTTCCCGTTCTTTAAGGTATTTAAAAGCAGGTTATCCGGTTCATTTTACGGGACCTGCCGGGGCAGGAAAAACCTCCCTGGCTCTGGCTCTCGCGAAGAAACGAAAGCGCCCAGTCATGTTGATGCACGGGAATCATGAGTTAAATAACAAGGATCTGATCGGCGACTTTACGGGTTACACAAGTCAAAAGGTTGTCGACCAATATGTACGATCTGTTTATAAAAAGGATGAAAATGTTACGGAAACATGGAGAGATGGCCGGCTGCTTGAGGCAGCTAAACATGGGTATACGCTAGTGTATGACGAGTTTACCCGTTCGAGGCCAACGACGAATAACATCTTTCTGTCCATTTTAGAAGAAGGGGTGATCCCTTTATATGGATCGAAATTAACGGAGCCTTTCGTCCGTGTACATCCTGAGTTTTCAGTGATTTTCACGAGTAATCCGGTTGAATATGCAGGTGTTTATAAAACACAGGATGCCTTATTGGATCGGTTGATTACGATTTCTGTGGATTATCAGGATCTTGATCGGGAAGCAGAGATTGTGTCTGAAAAAATAGGTGTCGAGGATAGTGAAGCAAAGGCGATTACGACTCTAGTGACGAAATTACGCCAGCAATGTACGAAGGCTGACAGTAAAGGACCGAGTTTACGCTCCTCGCTTATGATCGCAAGGCTGTCTTCAAAAGAAGATATTCCGATAGATGGGGAAAATGAAGACTTTCAGGAGTTGTGCCTGGATCTATTAAGTCATACAGTGAGCCGTTGCCTGGAAACTGAGCATCCTCTGCAAGAAGCTGAGAAGTTGATCCTCAATGAGTGCAGCAACGTATAA
- a CDS encoding GvpL/GvpF family gas vesicle protein, giving the protein MDQQNETGIYIFCGIQTNHDEQFGTIELEGERRETFTIPYKDAAMVAAEVPMKIYHPNRENLMMHQNVISNVMTHNDTVIPISFGNVFQTKEDVAVLLENLYPQFEKLFPEIKGKIELGLKVIGKKEWLESRVNQNPEVEEMAQTVRGKSEAAGYYDRIKLGGAAQKIFASMQDELKSSVYTPLEEAAEAAKANDPIGEKMLLNASFLVDRDKEEAFDEKVNEAHEEWKDKVEFNYTGPWPAYNFIDIRLTVEET; this is encoded by the coding sequence ATGGATCAACAAAATGAAACAGGAATTTATATTTTCTGTGGAATTCAAACGAATCATGACGAGCAATTCGGGACAATTGAACTGGAAGGGGAACGAAGGGAAACATTTACGATCCCTTATAAAGATGCTGCGATGGTTGCGGCTGAAGTTCCGATGAAGATTTATCATCCCAACCGGGAAAACTTGATGATGCATCAAAATGTGATCTCAAATGTGATGACCCACAATGATACGGTAATTCCGATTAGCTTTGGTAATGTTTTTCAAACGAAAGAAGATGTAGCCGTATTGCTCGAGAACTTGTACCCGCAATTTGAAAAGCTGTTTCCAGAAATCAAAGGGAAAATTGAGCTTGGTTTGAAAGTCATCGGGAAAAAAGAGTGGCTTGAATCGAGAGTTAATCAAAATCCTGAGGTAGAGGAAATGGCTCAGACGGTTCGCGGTAAATCCGAAGCGGCTGGTTATTACGATCGCATCAAACTCGGCGGTGCTGCACAAAAGATATTTGCAAGTATGCAGGATGAGTTGAAATCAAGCGTTTACACACCGTTAGAAGAAGCAGCTGAAGCAGCTAAAGCGAATGATCCGATTGGAGAGAAAATGCTTCTTAATGCCTCGTTTTTAGTTGACCGCGATAAAGAGGAAGCGTTTGATGAAAAGGTCAACGAAGCTCATGAGGAATGGAAGGATAAGGTCGAATTTAACTATACGGGTCCTTGGCCCGCATACAATTTCATCGATATCCGATTGACTGTTGAGGAAACCTGA
- a CDS encoding gas vesicle protein GvpG, which translates to MLHKLVTGPMNMVKKIGEKVQEEADKELYDLSTIQQKLVQLQMMYELEEIPEDVYKEKEEELLQRYEVAKRKEMEQWEELTKQKEE; encoded by the coding sequence ATGCTGCATAAATTGGTGACCGGGCCAATGAATATGGTTAAGAAAATCGGTGAAAAGGTGCAGGAAGAAGCCGACAAGGAGTTGTATGACCTTTCAACCATTCAACAGAAGCTGGTGCAGCTGCAAATGATGTATGAGTTAGAGGAAATTCCCGAAGATGTTTATAAAGAAAAGGAAGAGGAACTGCTACAACGATACGAAGTGGCTAAACGTAAAGAAATGGAACAGTGGGAAGAGCTGACGAAGCAAAAGGAAGAGTGA
- a CDS encoding GvpL/GvpF family gas vesicle protein, whose protein sequence is MDKKIYLYGLIPGAEADQQPLPSAEGFDGEGTLYTLPINNINAVVCDLDPNDYDEESIEQKINNDLEWLQKKAFHHHEALTLLYNNYTVIPLKFCTIYNSKESLQQSIESNEDKVESSFQLLRGNEEWNLKIYCDEDQLKQQVSQNNAAIEEKRKEIKELPPGRQFFERKKIEHLIEKELEKEKDRICDYVHEELKDFSMHADVKKNWGRDVTGLKENMSWNSVYLLPTASVESFLEKVESQEKELSGSGLRLEASGPWPAYHFSSFS, encoded by the coding sequence ATGGATAAGAAAATCTATTTATATGGCTTAATACCGGGAGCAGAAGCAGACCAACAACCGCTTCCATCCGCGGAAGGGTTTGATGGTGAAGGAACTCTTTACACCCTCCCTATAAATAATATCAATGCAGTCGTTTGTGATCTTGATCCAAATGACTATGATGAAGAATCGATTGAACAAAAGATTAATAATGATTTGGAATGGCTGCAGAAGAAGGCCTTTCATCATCATGAGGCCTTAACATTACTTTATAACAACTATACAGTGATTCCCCTGAAGTTCTGCACGATTTATAACAGTAAAGAGAGTTTACAACAATCGATTGAATCGAATGAAGATAAGGTTGAAAGTTCATTTCAATTGCTGCGGGGCAACGAGGAATGGAACTTGAAAATATATTGCGATGAAGACCAATTGAAGCAGCAAGTAAGCCAAAACAATGCTGCCATTGAAGAGAAGCGAAAGGAAATCAAGGAATTGCCTCCGGGACGACAATTTTTTGAAAGAAAGAAGATTGAGCATCTCATTGAAAAAGAGCTTGAGAAGGAAAAGGACCGTATTTGTGACTACGTTCATGAAGAGCTGAAAGACTTTTCGATGCACGCGGATGTGAAAAAAAATTGGGGTAGGGACGTCACAGGTCTTAAGGAGAATATGAGTTGGAACAGTGTTTACCTGCTTCCCACAGCTAGTGTGGAATCCTTTTTAGAAAAGGTGGAATCTCAGGAAAAGGAACTGAGTGGTTCAGGATTAAGGCTCGAGGCATCAGGACCATGGCCAGCTTATCATTTTTCCAGTTTTTCTTGA
- a CDS encoding gas vesicle protein gives MSSLRETVENKEVGLIDILDVILDKGVAIKGDLIISIAGVDLVYLDLRVLISSVETLVQSYENDRSGVTSNNFDEQRRELVNATGQPDKWTD, from the coding sequence ATGTCATCACTTAGAGAAACCGTTGAAAACAAAGAGGTAGGACTCATAGATATATTGGATGTCATTCTTGATAAAGGAGTGGCGATTAAAGGCGATTTAATCATATCAATTGCCGGTGTGGACCTTGTGTATTTAGATTTACGAGTTTTAATTTCTTCAGTAGAAACACTAGTCCAATCTTACGAAAACGATCGAAGTGGTGTAACTTCAAACAACTTCGATGAGCAAAGGAGGGAGTTAGTCAATGCAACCGGCCAGCCAGACAAATGGACGGATTAA
- a CDS encoding gas vesicle protein K, translating to MQPASQTNGRINLDPDNAEDGLAQLVMTVIELLRQIVERHAMRRVEGGTLTEEQVEELGVALMNLEEKMEELKEVFGLDAEDLNIDLGPLGNLL from the coding sequence ATGCAACCGGCCAGCCAGACAAATGGACGGATTAACCTTGATCCAGATAACGCAGAAGATGGACTTGCCCAGCTTGTAATGACGGTGATTGAATTACTACGGCAAATTGTGGAACGACATGCGATGAGGCGTGTGGAAGGTGGTACCTTAACAGAGGAACAAGTTGAGGAACTTGGGGTCGCTTTAATGAATTTAGAAGAAAAAATGGAAGAATTGAAAGAGGTTTTTGGTCTTGACGCCGAAGATTTAAATATAGATCTTGGTCCTTTAGGAAATCTATTGTAA
- the gvpJ gene encoding gas vesicle protein yields the protein MAVEQPMQSSTIVDVLEKVLDKGVVIAGDIRVGIADVELLTIKIRLIVASVDKAKEIGMDWWETDPYLSSKATENNQALEEENKKLKERLDALESQMSNNRWNTADQE from the coding sequence ATGGCAGTTGAACAACCTATGCAATCTAGCACAATCGTCGATGTACTGGAAAAAGTGTTGGACAAAGGTGTCGTCATAGCAGGTGATATACGTGTCGGAATTGCTGATGTGGAACTTTTGACTATTAAAATCCGCCTCATCGTCGCCTCTGTTGATAAAGCGAAAGAAATAGGTATGGACTGGTGGGAAACAGACCCCTACTTGAGTTCAAAAGCTACAGAAAATAATCAGGCATTGGAAGAAGAAAACAAGAAATTAAAAGAACGGCTCGATGCACTGGAAAGTCAAATGAGTAACAACCGCTGGAATACTGCTGATCAAGAATAA